One segment of Nocardioides sp. QY071 DNA contains the following:
- a CDS encoding alpha/beta hydrolase: MLAHERIGSGEPLVLVHGIGHRRQAWYPLVDRLAEERELVLIDLPGHGESPALVPDGRPVRDILRDILEDFFVEQGLDRPHIAGNSLGGRIALEAAADDLVSSATTLAPAGFWRNRLDFAYIRAVFTLLTGAATLAQPVAPAILATAPGRAAAFGLLMTKGHKLSPDAALGDLRGLVHARPALETIIDGGFPFDRPIDPAIPVTVAWGTRDLVLLPYQAGRARRALPDAEHVTLPKCGHVPMIDDVDLVADVLLKGSAHPRLGRATYDVA; encoded by the coding sequence ATGCTTGCCCATGAACGGATCGGCTCCGGAGAGCCCCTCGTGCTCGTGCACGGGATCGGCCACCGCCGGCAGGCGTGGTACCCGCTGGTCGACCGGCTCGCCGAGGAGCGCGAGCTCGTCCTGATCGACCTGCCGGGACACGGGGAGTCCCCGGCGCTGGTGCCCGACGGACGACCGGTGCGCGACATCCTGCGCGACATCCTCGAGGACTTCTTCGTCGAGCAGGGGCTCGACCGCCCGCACATCGCGGGCAACTCGCTCGGCGGCCGGATCGCGCTCGAGGCCGCGGCCGACGACCTGGTGAGCAGCGCGACCACGCTCGCGCCCGCCGGGTTCTGGCGCAACCGGCTCGACTTCGCCTACATCCGAGCCGTGTTCACGCTGCTCACCGGCGCCGCCACCCTGGCGCAGCCGGTCGCGCCCGCGATCCTGGCGACCGCGCCCGGGCGAGCCGCCGCCTTCGGCCTGCTGATGACCAAGGGCCACAAGCTCAGCCCGGACGCCGCGCTGGGCGACCTGCGCGGCCTGGTGCACGCCCGCCCGGCGCTGGAGACCATCATCGACGGCGGCTTCCCCTTCGACCGCCCGATCGACCCGGCCATCCCGGTCACGGTCGCATGGGGCACTCGCGACCTGGTGCTGCTGCCCTACCAGGCCGGCCGCGCGCGGCGGGCCCTCCCGGACGCGGAGCACGTGACGCTGCCGAAGTGCGGCCACGTGCCGATGATCGACGACGTCGACCTGGTGGCCGACGTGCTGCTCAAGGGGTCGGCGCACCCGCGACTCGGCCGGGCGACGTACGACGTCGCCTGA
- a CDS encoding DUF2200 domain-containing protein — protein sequence MHRIFSTTVASVHSHYVTKVERKGRTRAEVDEAICWLTGFSPAELQAHLDAGTTFEDFFAAAELNPAAALITGVVCGIRVEDVEDPLMQKIRYLDKLVDEIARGKAMDKVLRS from the coding sequence GTGCACCGTATCTTCTCGACGACCGTCGCGTCGGTCCACTCCCACTACGTGACCAAGGTGGAGCGCAAGGGGCGCACCCGGGCCGAGGTCGACGAGGCCATCTGCTGGCTGACCGGGTTCTCGCCGGCCGAGCTGCAGGCCCACCTCGACGCCGGTACGACGTTCGAGGACTTCTTCGCCGCAGCCGAGCTCAACCCCGCCGCTGCCCTCATCACCGGCGTCGTCTGCGGGATCCGGGTCGAGGACGTCGAGGACCCGTTGATGCAGAAGATCCGCTACCTCGACAAGCTCGTCGACGAGATCGCCCGCGGCAAGGCGATGGACAAGGTGCTCCGGAGCTGA
- a CDS encoding MFS transporter: protein MVVEPVRPRTSPAVVVAMLSCCGIVVSLQQTLLLPLLPDLPRLLGTSADSASWLVTATLLSGAVATPTISRLADMYGKRRMMVVSLGVAVGGSLLGALSQQLPLLIGARALQGVGVALIPVAIAIMRDELPRDRVPLGVALMSATLAIGAGVGLPLSGLIVQHMDWHASFWLTGVVGIVLIAGTLSLLPESPVRTSGSFDLRGAALLSVALTAVLLALSKGGQWGWTAASTVGCLAGGAAVLALWIPLELRTPRPLVDVRVAARRSVVLVNLASVFAGFSMFANMLVTTQLLQMPTGTGYGRGLDVLHTGLWMVPNAAAFGLMAPVSAWLIRRIGPQATLVSGALLMSATYVWRTFYSADLPQVVIGSVVVGTGTAMVYGALPTLVMRAVPVTETASANGLNVLLRSFGTSTASAATAAITTASTMSLAGRELPSLHSLMLIFWLAAGAALATALIGVPMLRMREYAEEADRSGAENTTRAQIVQGRVLSLKGNPIRHAVVTVLTPDGRAVDWGQADAEGRFTAAVPEPADYLVVTSADGWRPRSRMMTLDSAAPVPPIVLRERLTLRGTIRDAGDRPVVDALVVLTRTSGELVATVRTDHEGRYEVPRPANGRYVLTVAGPTEALGARTLSVWEEARDFDLQLGTPLADAADAT, encoded by the coding sequence GTGGTCGTCGAGCCGGTCCGACCACGCACGAGCCCTGCGGTCGTCGTGGCGATGCTGTCGTGCTGCGGCATCGTGGTCTCGCTCCAGCAGACCCTGCTGCTTCCTCTCCTGCCGGACCTCCCCCGCCTGCTCGGTACGTCGGCCGACAGCGCCTCCTGGCTGGTGACCGCGACCCTGCTCAGCGGGGCGGTCGCGACGCCGACGATCTCGCGGCTGGCCGACATGTACGGCAAGCGCCGGATGATGGTCGTCTCGCTCGGGGTCGCCGTCGGCGGCTCGTTGCTCGGCGCGCTCAGCCAGCAGCTGCCGCTCCTGATCGGGGCCCGCGCACTGCAGGGCGTCGGCGTCGCCCTCATCCCGGTCGCCATCGCGATCATGCGCGACGAGCTGCCCCGCGACCGGGTGCCGCTCGGCGTGGCCCTGATGAGCGCGACCCTCGCCATCGGCGCGGGCGTCGGGCTCCCGCTGTCGGGGCTGATCGTGCAGCACATGGACTGGCACGCGTCCTTCTGGCTCACCGGCGTCGTCGGGATCGTGCTCATCGCCGGGACGCTGAGCCTGTTGCCCGAGTCGCCGGTGCGCACCAGCGGCTCCTTCGACCTGCGCGGCGCCGCCCTGCTGTCGGTGGCGCTGACCGCCGTCCTGCTCGCCCTCTCCAAGGGCGGCCAGTGGGGCTGGACCGCGGCGTCGACCGTGGGCTGTCTCGCCGGAGGCGCGGCGGTGCTCGCGCTCTGGATCCCGCTCGAGCTGCGCACCCCGCGCCCGCTGGTCGACGTACGCGTGGCGGCCCGCCGCTCGGTCGTCCTGGTCAACCTCGCCTCGGTGTTCGCGGGCTTCTCCATGTTCGCCAACATGCTGGTCACCACCCAGCTGCTCCAGATGCCGACGGGCACCGGCTACGGCCGCGGCCTCGACGTCCTCCACACCGGGCTCTGGATGGTCCCGAACGCCGCCGCGTTCGGCCTGATGGCGCCGGTCTCGGCCTGGCTGATCCGGCGGATCGGCCCGCAGGCCACCCTCGTCTCGGGTGCGCTGCTGATGAGCGCCACCTACGTGTGGCGGACCTTCTACAGCGCCGACCTCCCGCAGGTCGTCATCGGCTCGGTGGTCGTCGGCACCGGCACTGCCATGGTGTACGGCGCCCTGCCGACGCTCGTGATGCGCGCGGTCCCCGTCACCGAGACCGCCTCCGCCAACGGCCTCAACGTGCTGCTGCGCTCCTTCGGCACGTCCACCGCCAGCGCCGCCACCGCGGCGATCACCACGGCCTCGACGATGTCGCTGGCCGGGCGCGAGCTGCCGAGCCTGCACTCGCTGATGCTGATCTTCTGGCTCGCCGCCGGGGCCGCGCTCGCGACGGCCCTGATCGGCGTACCCATGCTGCGGATGCGGGAGTACGCCGAGGAGGCGGACCGCTCGGGCGCGGAGAACACCACGCGCGCGCAGATCGTCCAGGGCCGGGTGCTCAGCCTCAAGGGCAACCCGATCCGGCACGCCGTGGTGACCGTGCTGACCCCCGACGGCCGCGCGGTCGACTGGGGGCAGGCCGACGCGGAGGGGCGGTTCACGGCCGCCGTACCGGAGCCCGCGGACTATCTCGTCGTCACCTCCGCCGACGGCTGGCGGCCACGCTCGCGGATGATGACGCTCGACAGCGCGGCGCCGGTCCCGCCGATCGTGCTGCGCGAGCGGCTCACCCTGCGCGGCACCATCCGCGACGCCGGGGACCGTCCGGTGGTCGATGCTCTGGTCGTCCTCACCCGCACGAGTGGCGAGCTGGTCGCGACCGTCCGTACCGACCACGAGGGTCGCTACGAGGTGCCGCGTCCCGCCAACGGGCGCTACGTGCTCACCGTCGCCGGGCCCACCGAGGCGCTCGGCGCCCGCACGCTGAGCGTGTGGGAGGAGGCCCGGGACTTCGACCTGCAACTGGGGACGCCCCTGGCCGACGCCGCGGACGCGACGTGA
- a CDS encoding fatty acyl-CoA synthetase, whose protein sequence is MSDVSSARQHTLGDLPRRTAQRVPDKVAIVDGDTRLTFAELDAYVDRAAAAMADAGLGKGDRLALLSHNCWQFAVLDFAAARAGVVLVPINFMLGADEIAFILDHSGATGFVAEDALVAVADAAIAAAADPQVRERRVIRLAGQAAPDGWGDLAGWLDHEGPAVVVPMGDDDPVRMMFTSGTESRPKGALLSSRSLLWQYVSCALDGSMSADDVELHTLPLYHCAQLDCFLGTDVYLGATSIILPGPDPASVLRTIAEHRVTKFFAPPTVWIGLLRHPDFDTTDLSSLRKGYYGASPMPVEVLRELQQRLPGVALWNFYGQTEMAPLATILSPDEQLPYAGSAGRPSINVETRIVDDDDAPVPAGTVGEIVHRSPHATLGYYRDDAKTAEAFRGGWFHSGDLGYLDDTGHLYVVDRKKDMIKTGGENVASREVEEAIYTHPDVAEVAVFGVSHPRWVEAVAAVVVPRAGADLSADAVLAHARSVLAGYKAPKYVVLADALPKNPSGKILKRQLRDAHADLAAGEV, encoded by the coding sequence ATGAGCGACGTCTCCTCGGCCCGTCAGCACACCCTCGGCGACCTGCCCCGGCGCACGGCGCAGCGCGTCCCCGACAAGGTCGCGATCGTCGACGGGGACACGCGGCTGACGTTCGCCGAGCTGGACGCGTACGTCGATCGGGCGGCCGCCGCGATGGCGGACGCCGGGCTCGGCAAGGGCGACCGGCTGGCGCTGCTCAGCCACAACTGCTGGCAGTTCGCGGTGCTCGACTTCGCCGCGGCCCGCGCCGGCGTGGTGCTGGTGCCGATCAACTTCATGCTCGGTGCCGACGAGATCGCGTTCATCCTCGACCACAGCGGCGCGACCGGGTTCGTCGCCGAGGACGCACTGGTTGCGGTGGCCGACGCCGCGATCGCCGCGGCGGCCGACCCGCAAGTGCGGGAGCGGCGGGTGATCCGGCTCGCCGGGCAGGCGGCTCCCGACGGGTGGGGGGACCTGGCGGGCTGGCTCGACCACGAGGGACCGGCGGTCGTCGTACCGATGGGCGACGACGACCCGGTCCGGATGATGTTCACCTCCGGCACCGAGTCACGGCCCAAGGGTGCGCTGCTGAGCAGCCGGTCGTTGCTGTGGCAGTACGTCTCGTGCGCGCTGGACGGGTCGATGAGCGCCGACGACGTCGAGCTGCACACGCTCCCGCTCTACCACTGCGCGCAGCTGGACTGCTTCCTCGGCACCGATGTCTACCTCGGCGCGACGAGCATCATCCTGCCCGGCCCGGACCCGGCGAGCGTGCTGCGCACCATCGCCGAGCACCGGGTGACCAAGTTCTTCGCGCCGCCCACCGTGTGGATCGGCCTCCTGCGCCATCCCGACTTCGACACCACCGACCTGTCCAGCCTGCGCAAGGGCTACTACGGCGCCTCGCCGATGCCGGTCGAGGTGCTGCGCGAGCTCCAGCAGCGGCTGCCCGGGGTCGCGCTGTGGAACTTCTACGGCCAGACCGAGATGGCCCCGCTGGCCACGATCCTGAGCCCCGACGAGCAGCTTCCGTACGCCGGCTCGGCCGGTCGGCCCTCGATCAACGTCGAGACCCGGATCGTCGACGACGACGATGCCCCCGTCCCCGCGGGCACGGTCGGCGAGATCGTGCACCGCAGCCCGCACGCCACGCTCGGCTACTACCGCGACGACGCGAAGACCGCCGAGGCCTTCCGGGGCGGCTGGTTCCACTCCGGCGACCTCGGCTACCTCGACGACACCGGCCACCTCTACGTGGTCGACCGCAAGAAGGACATGATCAAGACCGGCGGCGAGAACGTCGCCAGCCGCGAGGTCGAGGAGGCGATCTACACCCACCCCGACGTCGCCGAGGTCGCGGTCTTCGGCGTCAGCCACCCGCGCTGGGTCGAGGCGGTGGCCGCGGTCGTCGTACCTCGGGCGGGGGCGGACCTGTCCGCCGATGCCGTGCTCGCCCACGCCCGCTCGGTGCTCGCGGGCTACAAGGCGCCCAAGTACGTCGTGCTCGCCGACGCCCTCCCCAAGAACCCGAGCGGCAAGATCCTCAAGCGCCAGCTCCGCGACGCGCACGCCGACCTGGCCGCCGGCGAGGTCTGA
- a CDS encoding TIGR03617 family F420-dependent LLM class oxidoreductase — MLLDLQLDAPPDRVRSRARELVDAGAAGLFTFEGPHDVFLPLAAVAGQVDADLMTNVAIAMPRSPMHLAHTAWDLQLMSGGRFRLGLGSQIQPHIEKRYGARWSPPAARMREIVGAVKAILHSWQSGERLDFRGEHTTHTLMPPTFVPGPNPYGPPPVLLGALGPLMTRTAAEVADGLLVMPFHSHRHFRECTLPAVAAGLSLAGRSATDLAVHPQAIVAMGRTEAEVMAARAGVRSLLAFYGSTPAYRPVLEVEGWGDLQPELNRLSKTGDVATMTALVDDTMLATLAVAGTPEECAVELHRRFGDVPGVERVCCYFPGYDPPVDQVAALAGSLG; from the coding sequence GTGCTCCTCGACCTGCAGCTCGACGCCCCTCCCGACCGGGTGCGGTCCCGCGCCCGCGAGCTGGTGGACGCCGGCGCCGCCGGCCTGTTCACGTTCGAGGGGCCGCACGACGTCTTCCTCCCCCTCGCCGCGGTGGCCGGGCAGGTCGACGCCGACCTGATGACCAACGTCGCGATCGCGATGCCGCGCTCCCCGATGCACCTGGCGCACACCGCGTGGGACCTGCAGCTGATGTCGGGAGGCCGCTTCCGGCTCGGCCTGGGCTCACAGATCCAGCCCCACATCGAGAAGAGGTACGGCGCCCGCTGGTCGCCGCCCGCCGCGCGGATGCGCGAGATCGTCGGTGCGGTCAAGGCGATCCTGCACTCCTGGCAGAGCGGAGAGCGGCTCGACTTCCGCGGCGAGCACACCACCCACACGCTGATGCCGCCGACCTTCGTCCCCGGCCCGAACCCCTACGGTCCCCCACCGGTCCTCCTCGGCGCCCTCGGCCCGCTGATGACCCGCACCGCCGCCGAGGTCGCCGACGGCCTGCTGGTCATGCCCTTCCACAGCCACCGCCACTTCCGCGAGTGCACCCTGCCTGCCGTCGCCGCCGGCCTCTCGCTCGCCGGCCGGTCCGCCACGGACCTCGCCGTGCACCCCCAGGCCATCGTGGCGATGGGCCGCACGGAGGCCGAGGTGATGGCCGCACGGGCGGGCGTGCGGTCCCTGCTCGCGTTCTACGGCTCCACGCCGGCGTACCGCCCCGTCCTCGAGGTCGAAGGATGGGGCGACCTCCAACCCGAGCTCAACCGCCTCTCCAAGACCGGCGACGTGGCCACCATGACCGCGCTCGTCGACGACACCATGCTCGCCACCCTCGCCGTCGCCGGCACACCGGAGGAGTGCGCCGTCGAGCTCCACCGCCGCTTCGGCGACGTCCCCGGCGTCGAGCGCGTGTGCTGCTACTTCCCGGGCTACGACCCGCCGGTCGACCAGGTCGCCGCGCTGGCCGGGTCGCTGGGTTGA
- a CDS encoding enoyl-CoA hydratase-related protein, which produces MTAHDILIERDRPGVVEVTFDRPERRNAFTKAMYGAMRELWLELAEDRSVRIVVLRGAGGKAFAAGNEISDFLEADAVEYETWIREMLDGLFALPQVTVAAIDGVCVGGGLAVATNCDLRVATSASRFGYPIARTLGNALSSPVLYRCAEVFGESLTREMLLASRLVTADRAYAAGAILAEVADRDELDAEVAALVDGILQASPVTLRVTKQQLRRRASITETAPADEEPLLREVYGGPDFAEGVRAFLAKEKPAFRG; this is translated from the coding sequence GTGACTGCACACGACATCCTGATCGAGCGTGACCGTCCTGGCGTGGTCGAGGTGACCTTCGACCGCCCCGAGCGGCGCAACGCCTTCACCAAGGCGATGTACGGCGCGATGCGCGAGCTGTGGCTCGAGCTGGCCGAGGACCGGTCGGTGCGGATCGTCGTACTGCGGGGCGCGGGCGGCAAGGCGTTCGCCGCCGGCAACGAGATCTCCGACTTCCTCGAGGCCGACGCGGTCGAGTACGAGACCTGGATCCGCGAGATGCTCGACGGCCTGTTCGCGCTCCCGCAGGTCACCGTCGCCGCCATCGACGGCGTCTGCGTCGGTGGCGGGCTCGCCGTCGCCACGAACTGCGACCTGCGGGTCGCCACCTCGGCCTCCCGCTTCGGCTACCCGATCGCGCGGACCCTCGGCAATGCCCTGTCCTCGCCGGTCCTCTACCGCTGTGCCGAGGTCTTCGGCGAGTCCCTGACCCGCGAGATGCTGCTCGCCTCGCGTCTGGTCACCGCCGACCGCGCGTACGCCGCCGGCGCGATCCTCGCGGAGGTCGCCGACCGCGATGAGCTGGATGCCGAGGTGGCTGCGCTGGTCGACGGGATCCTCCAGGCCTCGCCCGTGACCCTGCGGGTCACCAAGCAGCAGCTGCGCCGCCGTGCCTCGATCACCGAGACCGCGCCGGCGGACGAGGAGCCGCTGCTGCGCGAGGTCTACGGCGGGCCGGACTTCGCCGAGGGGGTCCGGGCGTTCCTGGCGAAGGAGAAGCCGGCGTTCCGCGGCTGA
- a CDS encoding rhomboid family intramembrane serine protease, producing MSDLRARPGWQLAAIGAAGFVVLLWGIEVVDVAASHRLDGWGIRPRSGEGLLGILAAPLLHGGWGHLSANTVPALVLGFLTLATGIGRGLAATAIIWLLGGLAVWLVAGSSSVHLGASGLIFGWLTYLVVQGFVDREPLEIVVGLGVLVVYGGVLWGVLPGTPGVSWQGHLFGAVAGVVAAFVVRERSA from the coding sequence GTGAGCGACCTCCGGGCCCGGCCCGGTTGGCAGCTCGCCGCGATCGGGGCGGCCGGCTTCGTCGTACTCCTGTGGGGGATCGAGGTCGTCGACGTCGCGGCCTCGCACCGCCTCGACGGCTGGGGGATCCGCCCGCGGTCGGGCGAGGGCCTGCTCGGGATCCTCGCGGCGCCGCTGCTGCACGGCGGATGGGGGCACCTCAGTGCGAACACCGTGCCTGCGCTGGTGCTCGGCTTCCTCACGCTCGCCACCGGCATCGGCCGCGGGCTCGCCGCCACCGCGATCATCTGGCTGCTCGGCGGCCTCGCGGTGTGGCTGGTCGCGGGCAGCAGCTCGGTGCACCTCGGTGCGTCGGGACTGATCTTCGGGTGGCTGACGTACCTGGTCGTGCAGGGCTTCGTGGACCGCGAGCCGCTCGAGATCGTGGTCGGGCTCGGCGTGCTGGTCGTGTACGGCGGCGTGCTGTGGGGCGTGCTGCCCGGCACACCCGGCGTGTCCTGGCAGGGGCACCTGTTCGGTGCGGTGGCGGGCGTGGTGGCGGCCTTCGTCGTACGTGAGCGGTCGGCGTGA
- the folP gene encoding dihydropteroate synthase produces the protein MKLGRHGFGDDEALMMAIVNRTPDSFFDKGATWAEDAAFARVAEVVAQGAEIVDIGGIKAAPGVEISAAEEKDRVVDFVARVRSTYPDLVISVDTWRAEVGAAVCAAGADVLNDAWGGADPELVDVAAEYDAAIVCTHTGGVTPRTRPYRIEYDDVVAAAIADTVAYATRALEAGVARESIVIDPAHDFGKNTFHSLEVTRRLGEMVATGWPVLVSLSNKDFVGETLGLEVGERLLGTLAATSVCALAGARIYRVHQVVETRQTVDMVWSIAGRRPPLRAIRGLQ, from the coding sequence ATGAAGCTCGGACGGCACGGGTTCGGAGACGACGAGGCGCTGATGATGGCGATCGTCAACCGGACTCCGGACTCGTTCTTCGACAAGGGCGCGACCTGGGCCGAGGACGCCGCGTTCGCGCGGGTCGCCGAGGTGGTCGCCCAGGGCGCGGAGATCGTCGACATCGGCGGCATCAAGGCCGCGCCCGGCGTCGAGATCTCCGCGGCCGAGGAGAAGGACCGGGTCGTCGACTTCGTCGCCCGGGTGCGCTCGACCTACCCGGACCTGGTCATCTCGGTCGACACCTGGCGCGCGGAGGTCGGCGCGGCGGTGTGCGCGGCCGGCGCCGACGTCCTCAACGACGCGTGGGGCGGCGCGGACCCCGAGCTGGTCGACGTCGCGGCGGAGTACGACGCCGCGATCGTCTGCACCCACACCGGCGGTGTGACGCCGCGGACCCGCCCCTACCGGATCGAGTACGACGACGTGGTCGCCGCCGCGATCGCCGACACCGTCGCGTATGCCACACGGGCGCTGGAGGCCGGCGTGGCCCGCGAGTCGATCGTGATCGACCCGGCCCACGACTTCGGCAAGAACACCTTCCACTCCCTCGAGGTCACCCGCCGGCTGGGGGAGATGGTCGCGACCGGTTGGCCGGTGCTGGTGTCGCTGTCCAACAAGGACTTCGTCGGCGAGACCCTCGGCCTCGAGGTGGGCGAGCGGCTGCTCGGCACGCTGGCCGCCACCTCGGTCTGCGCGCTCGCCGGCGCCCGGATCTATCGGGTCCACCAGGTCGTCGAGACCCGGCAGACCGTCGACATGGTGTGGTCGATCGCCGGGCGACGACCGCCGCTGCGCGCGATCAGGGGCCTGCAGTGA
- a CDS encoding glucosyl-3-phosphoglycerate synthase, giving the protein MGIRAGHWDDWALEGLLGQKATTGQRVSLVVPARNEAATVGAVVSRVRAALMDTVSLVDEVVVIDSDSVDDTYAVAESAGARVHRSAEIRPDLGTHPGKGEAMWKSLFVTSGDLVVFMDADLHDWDTHFVPGLLGPLLHDPEVQLVKGFYDRPGADGPLEGGRVTELVARPLIALLFPALGGLVQPLAGEWAVRRSWFAGLSVPTGYAVELAALVDTVRAAGPSAIAQVDLGVRAHRHQALRDLGGMATQILAAALSRAGVTAPHANWSANAAVDDQNVGGAAHQEAVLRQYLRGLEPVERVVPTLERPAAEAYL; this is encoded by the coding sequence ATGGGCATCCGGGCGGGCCACTGGGACGACTGGGCCCTCGAGGGGCTGCTGGGGCAGAAGGCGACGACAGGTCAGCGGGTCAGCCTCGTCGTGCCCGCCCGCAACGAGGCCGCCACGGTGGGCGCCGTCGTGTCCCGGGTCCGGGCGGCCCTGATGGACACCGTCTCCCTCGTCGACGAGGTGGTCGTGATCGACAGCGACTCCGTCGACGACACCTACGCCGTCGCCGAGTCCGCCGGTGCGCGGGTGCACCGCTCGGCCGAGATCCGCCCCGACCTCGGCACCCACCCCGGCAAGGGCGAGGCGATGTGGAAGTCGCTGTTCGTGACGTCGGGCGACCTCGTGGTCTTCATGGACGCCGACCTGCACGACTGGGACACCCACTTCGTGCCCGGCCTCCTCGGCCCGCTGCTGCACGACCCCGAGGTGCAGCTGGTCAAGGGCTTCTACGACCGGCCCGGCGCCGACGGCCCGCTCGAGGGCGGGCGGGTCACCGAGCTGGTCGCGCGGCCGCTGATCGCGCTGCTGTTCCCCGCGCTCGGTGGGCTCGTGCAGCCGCTGGCGGGCGAGTGGGCCGTACGACGTTCCTGGTTCGCCGGGCTCTCCGTCCCGACGGGCTACGCGGTCGAGCTGGCCGCGCTCGTCGACACCGTGCGGGCCGCCGGTCCCTCGGCGATCGCGCAGGTCGACCTCGGCGTACGCGCACACCGGCACCAGGCGCTGCGCGACCTCGGCGGCATGGCCACCCAGATCCTCGCCGCTGCCCTGTCTCGTGCGGGTGTGACGGCACCCCATGCGAATTGGTCGGCAAATGCCGCAGTTGACGACCAGAACGTAGGGGGTGCGGCGCATCAGGAGGCGGTGCTGCGACAGTACCTGCGCGGGCTCGAGCCGGTGGAGCGCGTCGTACCGACCCTCGAGCGACCGGCGGCGGAGGCGTACCTGTGA
- a CDS encoding N-acetylmuramoyl-L-alanine amidase, producing the protein MSPRAAVLLAVAVLAAGCTADDPGGTSAASSPVPSAPAASSTASAPPPTAPAAPVQPLAGHVVVLDPGHQLGNARFPSQVNRRVDAGGFDKACNTTGTSTDDGYPEATFTWQVAVEVRRRLRALGARVVLTRDDNSADDWGPCIDERGRVGNPGEPGPTADVRISLHADGNRSSTAHGFHVIRPGERAGWTDDVVAPSERLAVALRDALVGAGFTPSTYLGEDGIDVRTDLGTLNHSDVPVVMVELGNMRDDRDASVMESDAGRRRYARAVVTAVRGFLGV; encoded by the coding sequence GTGAGCCCCCGCGCCGCCGTCCTGCTCGCCGTCGCCGTCCTGGCGGCGGGATGCACGGCGGACGACCCGGGAGGTACGTCGGCCGCGTCGTCGCCGGTGCCCAGCGCGCCGGCCGCTTCGTCGACCGCGTCGGCCCCGCCCCCGACGGCTCCGGCCGCACCGGTCCAGCCGCTCGCGGGGCACGTCGTCGTCCTCGACCCGGGTCACCAGCTGGGCAACGCCCGCTTCCCGTCGCAGGTCAACCGCCGCGTCGACGCGGGCGGGTTCGACAAGGCGTGCAACACGACGGGGACCTCGACCGACGACGGGTACCCGGAGGCGACCTTCACCTGGCAGGTGGCGGTGGAGGTACGCCGCCGGCTGCGCGCCCTCGGCGCGCGGGTGGTGCTGACCCGCGACGACAACTCCGCCGACGACTGGGGACCGTGCATCGACGAGCGGGGCCGGGTCGGCAACCCGGGGGAGCCGGGGCCGACCGCGGACGTGCGGATCAGCCTGCATGCCGACGGCAACCGGTCCTCGACCGCGCACGGGTTCCACGTCATCCGGCCCGGCGAGCGGGCCGGATGGACCGACGACGTCGTCGCCCCCTCCGAGCGGCTGGCGGTGGCGCTGCGCGACGCGCTCGTCGGTGCCGGGTTCACCCCGTCGACGTACCTCGGCGAGGACGGCATCGACGTCCGCACCGATCTCGGCACCCTCAACCACTCCGACGTCCCGGTGGTGATGGTCGAGCTCGGCAACATGCGCGACGACCGCGACGCGTCGGTCATGGAGAGCGACGCGGGACGGCGGCGCTACGCGCGGGCCGTGGTCACGGCGGTCCGCGGGTTCCTCGGGGTCTGA